The proteins below come from a single Streptococcus canis genomic window:
- the purE gene encoding 5-(carboxyamino)imidazole ribonucleotide mutase — translation MEKPIISIIMGSSSDWTTMQKAAHILDNFGIPYEKKVVSAHRTPDLMFQHAEAARGRGIKIIIAGAGGAAHLPGMVAAKTTLPVIGVPVKSRALSGLDSLYSIVQMPGGVPVATMAIGEAGATNAALTALRILSIEDGKIAKQLSHFQKEQAKIAEAMTDELK, via the coding sequence ATGGAAAAACCAATTATTTCGATTATCATGGGCTCCAGCTCCGACTGGACAACCATGCAAAAGGCTGCTCATATCCTAGACAACTTCGGCATTCCTTACGAGAAAAAAGTCGTCTCAGCTCATCGTACCCCCGACCTCATGTTCCAACATGCTGAGGCAGCCCGTGGTCGTGGTATCAAAATCATCATCGCAGGTGCTGGTGGGGCAGCCCACTTGCCAGGTATGGTCGCAGCTAAAACAACGCTACCTGTCATCGGTGTGCCCGTCAAATCGCGTGCCCTGTCTGGACTTGATTCTCTCTACTCCATCGTTCAGATGCCAGGTGGTGTGCCTGTGGCAACCATGGCTATTGGGGAAGCAGGAGCAACCAATGCGGCTCTGACTGCCCTACGTATTCTCTCCATAGAAGATGGCAAAATCGCTAAACAGCTCAGCCATTTTCAAAAAGAACAAGCAAAAATCGCGGAGGCTATGACGGATGAACTCAAATAA
- the purD gene encoding phosphoribosylamine--glycine ligase, whose product MKLLVVGSGGREHAIAKKLLASSQVEEVYVAPGNAGMTLDGLQLVNIAISEHSKLIEFARANDIAWTFIGPDDALAAGIVDDFNHAGLKAFGPTKLAAELEWSKDFAKEIMVTYGVPTGAYGTFSDFEQAKAYIEEQGAPIVVKADGLALGKGVVVAETVAQAVAAAEEMLVDNKFGDSGARVVVEEFLDGEEFSLFAFVNGDKFYIMPTAQDHKRAYDGDKGPNTGGMGAYAPVPHLPQSVVSTSVETIIKPILDGMIKEGRPYLGVLYAGLILTVDGPKVIEFNSRFGDPETQIILPRLTSDFAQNITDILEGKEPAITWQEDGVTLGVVVASNGYPIGYEKGVQLPEKTTGGIITYYAGAHFSENGKALLSNGGRVYMLVTTADNVKAARGRIYEQLADQNTEGLFYRTDIGSKAL is encoded by the coding sequence TTGAAACTTTTAGTTGTTGGTTCGGGTGGCCGTGAACATGCCATTGCCAAGAAGTTGTTAGCATCTTCACAGGTCGAAGAAGTTTATGTGGCTCCTGGTAATGCTGGAATGACACTTGATGGATTACAGTTGGTAAATATTGCGATTTCCGAACATTCCAAGTTGATTGAGTTTGCGAGGGCAAATGATATTGCGTGGACTTTTATCGGTCCAGATGATGCGCTAGCAGCTGGAATCGTTGATGACTTCAATCATGCTGGATTAAAAGCTTTTGGCCCGACTAAGTTAGCAGCAGAGCTGGAGTGGTCGAAAGACTTTGCTAAGGAAATCATGGTCACATACGGTGTTCCGACAGGAGCCTATGGCACATTTTCCGACTTTGAACAAGCTAAAGCTTATATTGAAGAGCAGGGCGCTCCTATCGTGGTTAAGGCAGACGGTCTAGCGCTCGGTAAAGGTGTTGTTGTGGCGGAAACGGTGGCGCAGGCGGTCGCAGCAGCAGAAGAAATGCTTGTGGACAATAAGTTTGGTGATTCAGGTGCGCGTGTGGTCGTTGAAGAGTTCCTAGACGGAGAGGAGTTTTCCCTCTTTGCCTTTGTTAATGGGGACAAATTCTACATCATGCCGACGGCACAGGACCACAAGCGAGCCTATGACGGCGACAAGGGACCGAATACAGGGGGGATGGGTGCCTATGCACCAGTACCTCATTTACCTCAAAGTGTGGTGAGCACTTCTGTCGAAACCATTATCAAACCAATCCTTGACGGTATGATCAAGGAAGGCCGTCCATATCTTGGTGTGCTTTATGCTGGTCTTATCCTGACGGTGGACGGGCCTAAGGTCATTGAGTTTAACTCGCGATTTGGTGACCCTGAGACGCAGATTATTCTTCCTCGCTTGACTTCTGACTTTGCGCAAAATATTACGGATATTCTGGAAGGCAAGGAGCCTGCAATCACATGGCAAGAAGACGGTGTGACTCTTGGAGTTGTCGTTGCCTCAAATGGCTATCCAATCGGTTACGAGAAAGGGGTGCAGCTGCCAGAGAAGACAACTGGTGGCATCATCACCTACTATGCTGGTGCTCATTTTTCTGAGAATGGCAAAGCACTGCTATCAAACGGTGGACGGGTTTACATGCTCGTTACCACAGCTGATAACGTCAAAGCTGCGCGGGGAAGAATTTACGAGCAACTGGCCGACCAGAACACCGAAGGCCTTTTCTACAGGACTGATATTGGAAGTAAAGCCCTTTAA